Proteins co-encoded in one Desulfitobacterium hafniense DCB-2 genomic window:
- a CDS encoding ABC transporter ATP-binding protein, with product MDKGDVNMLPVLEARDLGINFGGLMAVNGFNMTIGRTEIAGLIGPNGAGKTTVFNLLTKVYQPTHGTILLDGRDTQNMNTVQINKAGIARTFQNIRLFSNLSVEDNVKLGMHNHINYGMWNGILRLPAYWKSEKQAHEKAMELLSIFDMEGLAGKQAGSLPYGAQRRLEIVRALATKPLLLLLDEPAAGMNPSETAELMDNIVKIRDTFQIAIMLIEHDMNLVMGICEKISVLNFGKVIANGNPSEIRNNPQVIEAYLGKKREG from the coding sequence ATGGATAAGGGTGATGTGAACATGCTGCCGGTGCTGGAAGCCCGGGACCTGGGTATAAACTTTGGCGGACTTATGGCTGTCAATGGTTTCAACATGACCATCGGACGTACGGAGATAGCCGGACTCATTGGCCCCAACGGTGCAGGAAAGACTACTGTCTTCAATCTGCTTACTAAAGTATATCAGCCTACCCATGGCACCATCCTGTTGGATGGACGTGACACGCAGAATATGAACACAGTGCAAATCAATAAAGCCGGTATCGCCCGGACCTTTCAAAATATACGCCTTTTCTCGAATCTATCGGTTGAAGACAATGTAAAGCTTGGTATGCATAATCATATCAACTATGGTATGTGGAATGGCATTCTCCGCCTCCCTGCTTACTGGAAAAGCGAGAAGCAGGCCCATGAGAAGGCCATGGAGCTTTTGTCCATCTTCGATATGGAGGGTTTGGCGGGGAAGCAGGCAGGATCTCTGCCCTACGGCGCTCAACGCAGGCTTGAGATAGTCCGTGCCCTGGCCACGAAACCCTTGCTGCTGCTCCTGGATGAGCCTGCCGCCGGGATGAACCCTTCCGAGACAGCCGAATTAATGGATAATATCGTGAAGATTCGTGATACCTTCCAGATCGCAATTATGCTCATCGAGCACGACATGAATCTGGTCATGGGCATCTGCGAGAAAATAAGTGTGCTTAATTTCGGTAAAGTCATCGCCAACGGCAACCCCAGCGAGATCCGGAACAACCCTCAGGTCATCGAAGCTTATTTAGGCAAGAAGAGGGAGGGCTGA
- a CDS encoding branched-chain amino acid ABC transporter permease, translating into MIVLKKTTRNNLYTYALVIVAYLIVQLLISGGNISSSLQGQLVPICAYVILAISLNLTVGILGELSLGHAGFMSIGAFAGVVACISLEQIIPITILRLIVSLIVGALFAGVAGFLIGIPVLRLKGDYLAIVTLAFGEIIKNIINILYVGLDKAGLHISFLSDSNALNLGEGGRVIIDGPLGITGIPKLSTFTIGFVLILITLFIVLNLVDSRSGRAIMALRDNRIAAESVGIHITKYKLMAFVTSAALAGAAGTLFAMNYSTIIASKFGFNTSILILVFVVLGGLGNIRGSIIAATLLTILPELLREFNSYRMLLYAIVLILIMLATNNDAFKSHLGALKARLLPAKLRKEKGGAENG; encoded by the coding sequence ATGATCGTATTGAAAAAAACTACACGCAACAACCTCTATACCTATGCTTTAGTTATAGTGGCTTATCTTATTGTCCAATTGCTGATCAGCGGCGGCAATATCAGCTCCTCCCTGCAAGGGCAGCTGGTTCCCATCTGCGCCTATGTGATCCTGGCTATTTCCCTGAACCTGACTGTGGGCATACTTGGTGAGCTGTCGTTAGGCCACGCGGGTTTTATGAGTATCGGTGCCTTTGCGGGTGTGGTGGCTTGCATAAGCCTGGAGCAGATCATACCCATCACGATCCTGCGCCTGATCGTATCTCTTATCGTCGGTGCTCTTTTCGCCGGAGTAGCCGGTTTTCTGATCGGGATACCTGTCCTGCGTCTTAAAGGCGACTATTTGGCCATCGTCACTCTGGCTTTTGGAGAAATTATCAAAAATATTATCAACATCCTTTATGTAGGGTTGGATAAAGCAGGACTGCACATTAGCTTCCTTAGCGACTCCAATGCCCTGAACCTTGGTGAAGGCGGCAGAGTCATTATCGACGGCCCCCTGGGCATTACAGGTATACCTAAGCTTTCCACGTTCACCATCGGTTTTGTCCTCATACTGATTACTTTGTTTATCGTACTGAATTTGGTTGACAGCCGTTCGGGACGGGCAATTATGGCGTTGCGCGACAACCGCATTGCAGCGGAGAGTGTGGGTATTCATATCACTAAGTATAAGCTGATGGCTTTTGTCACCTCCGCCGCCCTGGCCGGTGCCGCAGGTACTTTGTTTGCCATGAATTATTCCACCATTATTGCCTCTAAGTTCGGCTTCAACACCTCGATCCTGATTCTTGTCTTTGTGGTCCTGGGAGGTCTGGGTAATATCCGGGGCTCGATTATCGCCGCCACCCTACTTACCATACTCCCTGAGCTGCTGCGTGAATTTAACAGCTACCGCATGCTTTTATATGCCATCGTTCTCATCCTGATCATGCTGGCCACCAACAATGACGCCTTTAAGAGCCATTTGGGAGCTTTAAAAGCAAGGCTGCTTCCTGCAAAGCTCAGAAAAGAAAAGGGGGGCGCGGAAAATGGATAA
- a CDS encoding branched-chain amino acid ABC transporter permease, which yields MTFLSFLISGLSLGSVYAIIALGYTMVYGIAKMLNFAHGDVIMVGAYVCFFATTRGNLHPVFGVLLAMVVCTILGVVIERLAYKPLRAATSLAVLITAIGVSYFLQNAALLLWSSNPKVFTSVVGNGSLKLFDGQLTISVIAIVTIVACLIIMAVLTWFTGKTKMGKAMRACSEDKGAAQLMGINVNFTISVTFAIGSALAAIAGVLLCSAYPTLMPTTGSMPGIKAFTAAVLGGIGSIPGAMIGGILLGVIEIFGKGYISTQLSDAIVFSVLILTLLVKPTGLLGKKINEKV from the coding sequence ATGACCTTTCTCTCCTTTCTGATCAGCGGACTCAGTCTTGGCAGCGTCTATGCCATCATAGCTCTGGGCTATACAATGGTCTACGGCATTGCCAAAATGCTGAACTTTGCCCATGGCGATGTGATCATGGTCGGTGCCTATGTTTGCTTCTTCGCTACCACACGGGGGAATCTGCACCCGGTCTTCGGTGTGCTTCTGGCCATGGTGGTATGTACTATCCTGGGGGTGGTCATAGAGCGCCTGGCCTACAAGCCGCTTAGAGCGGCAACCTCCTTGGCCGTGCTTATCACTGCTATAGGTGTGAGCTATTTTCTGCAGAATGCCGCTTTGCTGCTCTGGTCTTCTAATCCCAAGGTGTTCACTTCCGTAGTAGGAAATGGCTCTCTGAAGCTTTTCGACGGCCAGCTGACCATCTCCGTCATCGCCATCGTCACCATAGTCGCCTGCCTGATTATTATGGCCGTGCTGACCTGGTTCACCGGCAAGACCAAAATGGGCAAGGCGATGCGCGCCTGCTCAGAGGACAAGGGGGCGGCTCAGCTGATGGGCATCAACGTTAACTTTACCATCTCCGTTACCTTTGCCATCGGCTCTGCCCTGGCGGCGATTGCCGGCGTTCTCCTTTGCTCCGCTTATCCCACCTTGATGCCCACCACGGGCTCCATGCCCGGCATCAAGGCGTTCACTGCCGCCGTACTTGGCGGAATCGGCTCCATACCCGGCGCTATGATCGGCGGTATCCTGCTGGGCGTCATTGAGATATTCGGCAAGGGTTATATCTCCACCCAGCTTTCCGACGCCATCGTGTTCTCCGTCCTTATTCTTACTTTGTTGGTCAAGCCCACTGGTCTTCTGGGCAAAAAGATCAACGAGAAAGTATGA
- a CDS encoding ABC transporter substrate-binding protein: MKRMFGIVFSLVLTLGLLSGCGGTDKAPAPGGEPNAGGKEPAATAAFKIGGTGPLTGGAAIYGNAAKNGAQIAVDEINALGGIQFELKYEDDEHDAEKAVNAYNKLKDWGVQMSLGSVTSTPGVATSAEMFSDRIFALTPSASAPAVIEGKDNIYQMCFSDPNQGSASAQYIADKKLGTKIAIIYKNDDVYSKGIYNTFVSKAKELNLEIVSTTTFTEDSQTDFSVQLADAKKNGADLIFLPMYYTPASLIFQQAKSMDYSPKYFGVDGMDGILTLENFDKSLAEGVMLLTPFSADATDERTVNFVKKYQELFKETPNQFAADGYDVVYAYKKAIEAAGITPDMKAADICEKLVQVFPTISVDGLTGEKMTWAKTGEVSKKPKGMVIEKGTYVGMD; encoded by the coding sequence ATGAAAAGAATGTTCGGTATCGTATTCTCTCTCGTCCTGACCCTTGGTCTTCTGTCCGGTTGCGGAGGAACGGATAAAGCTCCAGCTCCAGGCGGAGAACCCAACGCAGGCGGCAAAGAACCGGCTGCAACCGCCGCCTTTAAGATTGGCGGTACCGGTCCTCTGACCGGTGGAGCAGCCATTTACGGCAACGCGGCCAAGAATGGCGCGCAGATAGCTGTTGATGAGATTAATGCCCTGGGCGGCATCCAGTTCGAACTCAAATATGAAGATGATGAGCATGATGCTGAGAAGGCCGTTAATGCTTACAATAAGCTGAAGGACTGGGGCGTGCAGATGTCCCTCGGTTCCGTGACCAGCACGCCCGGTGTGGCCACCAGTGCTGAGATGTTCAGCGATCGTATATTTGCCCTGACTCCCTCCGCGTCCGCTCCCGCTGTCATTGAGGGCAAGGATAATATCTATCAGATGTGCTTCTCCGACCCCAACCAGGGTTCGGCTTCCGCTCAGTATATCGCTGACAAAAAGCTTGGCACAAAAATTGCGATTATCTACAAGAATGACGATGTATATTCCAAGGGAATCTATAATACTTTCGTTAGCAAAGCCAAAGAACTGAATCTGGAGATCGTCTCCACAACCACCTTCACTGAGGACAGCCAGACCGACTTTTCCGTTCAGCTGGCCGATGCCAAGAAAAATGGCGCCGATTTAATCTTCCTGCCTATGTATTATACCCCGGCCTCTCTGATCTTCCAGCAGGCTAAGTCTATGGACTACTCCCCCAAATACTTCGGTGTGGACGGCATGGACGGCATCCTGACTCTGGAGAACTTTGATAAATCCCTGGCTGAAGGCGTTATGCTCCTGACCCCCTTCAGTGCCGACGCTACCGATGAGCGTACCGTCAACTTCGTCAAGAAATACCAGGAACTATTTAAAGAGACTCCCAACCAGTTCGCCGCCGACGGTTATGATGTGGTGTATGCCTACAAGAAAGCCATTGAGGCTGCCGGCATCACCCCTGATATGAAGGCCGCCGATATCTGTGAGAAACTGGTCCAAGTATTCCCCACTATTTCTGTTGACGGACTTACCGGTGAGAAAATGACCTGGGCCAAGACTGGTGAAGTTTCTAAGAAACCTAAAGGAATGGTCATAGAAAAGGGTACCTACGTCGGTATGGACTAA
- a CDS encoding adenylosuccinate synthase encodes MASVVLIGTQWGDEGKGKVTDFLAEKADLVVRYQGGNNAGHTVVAKGEEFKLHLIPSGILYEDKTCVIGNGVVVDPKVLLEELAYLSERKVKTGKLLISSNAHVIMPYHRLLDALEEDSRGEHKIGTTKRGIGPAYMDKTLRIGIRIMDLIDDEEFAAKLRRNLQEKNNLLTKVYGVEPLDYDAIYQEYSGYAQKIRGLVADSSLVIDESLKAGEKVLFEGAQGTLLDLDHGTYPYVTSSHPIAGGACTGAGVGPTRINRVVGVIKAYTTRVGEGPFPTELADETGELMRQNGHEFGTTTGRARRCGWFDAVIARYAVRVSGISDFALMKLDVLSGFEKIKICVGYRVNNEVIYEFPQSQKIFKACEPVYEVIEGWQEDITGVTRFEDLPKAAQDYVRRIEQLTETQVTLIAVGPGREQTIVRGEIF; translated from the coding sequence ATGGCATCCGTAGTGTTAATAGGTACTCAATGGGGCGATGAGGGAAAAGGCAAGGTAACGGACTTCCTGGCCGAAAAGGCGGATTTAGTGGTCCGCTACCAAGGGGGGAACAACGCCGGACATACCGTCGTTGCCAAAGGAGAAGAGTTTAAACTTCATTTGATCCCTTCAGGAATTCTCTATGAAGATAAGACCTGCGTCATCGGCAACGGAGTGGTGGTTGATCCTAAAGTGCTGCTGGAAGAGTTGGCTTATCTGAGCGAACGGAAAGTAAAAACGGGAAAACTCCTGATCAGCTCCAACGCTCATGTCATCATGCCTTATCACCGCTTACTTGACGCTTTGGAAGAAGATTCCCGGGGCGAGCATAAAATAGGGACCACCAAGCGGGGCATCGGCCCGGCCTATATGGACAAAACCCTGCGGATCGGCATTCGGATCATGGATTTGATTGATGATGAGGAGTTTGCCGCTAAGCTCCGCCGTAATCTGCAGGAGAAGAATAACCTCCTGACCAAAGTATACGGTGTTGAGCCTTTGGACTACGACGCCATCTATCAGGAGTATTCCGGCTATGCCCAAAAGATTCGGGGCTTGGTGGCGGACAGCTCTTTAGTCATTGACGAGTCCTTGAAAGCCGGGGAAAAGGTTTTATTTGAAGGCGCTCAGGGCACCCTGCTGGATCTGGATCACGGAACCTATCCCTATGTCACCTCCTCCCATCCCATTGCCGGCGGAGCCTGTACCGGTGCCGGGGTTGGCCCTACCCGCATCAATCGGGTGGTGGGAGTCATCAAAGCCTATACCACTCGCGTCGGCGAAGGCCCCTTCCCTACCGAGCTGGCGGACGAGACCGGGGAGCTCATGCGTCAGAATGGTCATGAATTCGGCACCACCACCGGCCGGGCGCGCCGCTGCGGCTGGTTTGATGCGGTGATCGCCCGCTATGCTGTGCGGGTCAGCGGCATCTCTGATTTTGCTTTGATGAAATTGGATGTTTTGTCCGGTTTTGAAAAGATTAAAATCTGCGTGGGTTACCGGGTCAATAACGAAGTGATTTATGAATTCCCCCAAAGTCAGAAGATATTTAAAGCGTGTGAGCCCGTCTATGAGGTTATAGAGGGCTGGCAGGAGGATATCACAGGAGTGACTCGCTTTGAGGATCTGCCGAAAGCCGCTCAGGACTATGTCAGACGGATTGAGCAGCTCACGGAAACCCAGGTTACGCTCATTGCCGTCGGACCCGGCAGAGAACAGACCATTGTCCGCGGTGAGATTTTCTAA
- the purB gene encoding adenylosuccinate lyase, translating to MLINRYTHPEMGQLWREGYEYERWLEVELAVAEVMAERGEIPSQALSEIRSKAKVNPERIAEIEKVVRHDLIAFLQGVVEEIGEAGKYLHLGLTSSDVKDTGLSLVLRDAGQLLLKDLRELREALAQRAVESKATVMVGRTHGIHAEPLTFGLKLALWMAEIDRQIERLAAAVESIGVGKISGAVGTYANVSPEVEEAVCAKLGLKPALVSNQILQRDRHAHYVTALALLGSTLEKMATEIRNLQRTDILEVEEPFAEGQKGSSAMPHKRNPIACEQIAGMSRLLRGNALAAMENVALWHERDMTHSSVERVILPDSSILLDHMLRQMTRVIKGLRIRSDQMMENLLKTYGLTSSQRVLLALVDKGCMREEAYQWVQQAAFAAWDNRRDFREVIQENPRVMELLTAEEINALFDWSYHLKHIDDIFKRLGLGN from the coding sequence TTGTTGATTAATCGATACACACATCCTGAAATGGGGCAATTATGGCGGGAAGGCTATGAATATGAGCGATGGCTGGAAGTCGAGCTGGCCGTGGCTGAGGTGATGGCTGAGCGGGGTGAGATCCCCTCCCAGGCTCTGTCCGAGATTCGCAGCAAAGCCAAAGTTAATCCGGAACGAATTGCTGAGATAGAAAAGGTGGTTCGCCATGATCTCATCGCTTTTTTGCAGGGAGTTGTGGAAGAGATTGGCGAAGCGGGCAAATATCTGCATCTGGGGCTAACCTCCTCCGATGTTAAGGATACGGGACTCAGCTTGGTCTTAAGAGATGCCGGGCAGCTTTTGCTTAAAGATTTGCGGGAACTGCGTGAAGCCTTAGCCCAGCGGGCCGTGGAAAGCAAAGCTACCGTGATGGTGGGACGTACCCATGGCATTCATGCCGAGCCCCTGACTTTCGGCTTGAAACTGGCTTTATGGATGGCTGAAATCGACCGTCAGATCGAGCGCTTGGCAGCCGCCGTCGAGTCTATCGGGGTCGGCAAGATTTCCGGTGCCGTAGGGACCTATGCCAATGTATCACCGGAAGTTGAAGAAGCGGTTTGTGCCAAATTAGGGCTTAAGCCTGCCCTGGTCAGCAATCAGATTCTTCAGCGGGATCGTCATGCCCACTATGTCACAGCCTTGGCTTTGCTCGGGAGCACTCTTGAGAAAATGGCCACAGAGATTCGCAACCTTCAGCGCACAGATATTCTGGAAGTGGAGGAGCCATTTGCCGAAGGACAAAAGGGATCTTCGGCCATGCCTCATAAACGAAATCCCATCGCCTGTGAGCAGATTGCGGGGATGTCCCGGCTGCTCCGGGGCAATGCCCTGGCTGCCATGGAAAATGTAGCTCTCTGGCATGAGCGGGATATGACCCATTCTTCTGTTGAGAGAGTGATTCTGCCTGACAGCAGCATTTTGCTGGATCATATGCTGCGGCAAATGACCCGAGTTATTAAAGGTTTACGCATTCGTTCCGATCAGATGATGGAGAATCTCCTCAAAACCTATGGCTTAACCTCCTCCCAACGGGTTCTGCTCGCTTTAGTCGATAAGGGCTGTATGCGGGAAGAGGCTTATCAGTGGGTTCAGCAGGCAGCCTTTGCCGCTTGGGATAACCGCCGGGATTTCCGGGAAGTGATTCAGGAAAATCCCCGGGTCATGGAGCTGCTCACTGCTGAGGAAATCAACGCTTTGTTTGATTGGAGTTACCATCTTAAGCATATTGACGATATTTTTAAACGCTTGGGCTTAGGCAATTAA
- the dnaB gene encoding replicative DNA helicase: MELTKVPPHNLEAEQSVLGALMLDPEVGSSVFEVVQPEDFYRDNHRQIFLALRDLFEKGDPIDLVSVAESLRQSGRLEQIGGIATISQIARSVPSAVNCEYYARIVAEKSLLRQLIRSSGQIAEKGYEPGEAATSLLEEAEKMIMDLSQRQVKDGFESIRNILLNTFEKIEALYANKGSLTGIPTFFTELDRMTSGWQPSDLIVIAARPSMGKTALVLNMAQNAAVRGKVPVALFSLEMSKEQLVQRMLCSEAMVDQQRVRTGDLLDTDWPKLTRAVGPLSEAEIFIDDTVGISLAELRSKARRLKMEHGLGLIVIDYLQLMSLGRRAESRQQEVAQISRGLKGIARELNVPVIALSQLNRGVEQRQDKRPIMSDLLESGAIEADADVISFIYRDEYYNPESDKKGIAEIIIAKHRNGPVGSVELGYLKEFTKFVNLDRQHLSA; the protein is encoded by the coding sequence ATGGAACTAACCAAAGTTCCTCCCCATAATTTAGAGGCGGAACAATCGGTTTTGGGCGCTTTAATGCTTGATCCGGAAGTGGGAAGCTCCGTTTTTGAAGTAGTGCAACCCGAGGATTTTTATCGGGATAATCACCGCCAGATCTTTCTCGCTCTGCGGGATCTCTTTGAAAAGGGAGATCCCATTGACTTGGTTTCCGTAGCGGAAAGTCTTCGCCAAAGCGGACGCCTTGAACAAATCGGTGGGATCGCCACTATTTCCCAAATCGCCCGCTCTGTCCCCTCTGCAGTCAATTGTGAGTATTATGCCAGGATTGTGGCGGAGAAATCCTTATTGCGCCAACTTATCCGCAGCAGCGGACAGATTGCCGAGAAAGGCTATGAACCGGGAGAAGCCGCCACATCCCTGTTGGAAGAAGCCGAAAAAATGATTATGGATCTGTCCCAGAGACAGGTGAAAGACGGCTTCGAGTCCATACGCAATATCCTGCTCAATACCTTTGAAAAAATTGAAGCCCTCTATGCCAACAAAGGCAGTCTGACAGGGATTCCGACCTTTTTTACGGAACTGGACCGCATGACCTCGGGCTGGCAGCCCTCGGATCTGATCGTGATTGCCGCCCGTCCTTCCATGGGTAAAACGGCCTTGGTGCTGAATATGGCCCAAAATGCCGCAGTAAGAGGGAAGGTCCCGGTGGCTCTCTTCAGCTTGGAGATGTCCAAGGAGCAATTGGTCCAGCGTATGCTTTGCTCAGAGGCGATGGTGGATCAGCAGCGGGTCCGGACCGGAGATTTATTGGACACGGATTGGCCTAAGCTTACCCGGGCGGTAGGCCCTCTCTCCGAGGCGGAGATTTTTATTGATGATACCGTAGGGATTTCCCTTGCCGAGCTGCGCTCCAAGGCCAGACGTTTAAAGATGGAACACGGCCTGGGCCTGATTGTCATCGATTACCTGCAGCTCATGTCTTTAGGCAGACGGGCGGAAAGCCGCCAGCAGGAAGTTGCCCAGATTTCCCGGGGGCTCAAAGGGATTGCCCGGGAATTGAATGTTCCGGTCATCGCCCTTTCTCAGCTTAACCGGGGTGTGGAGCAGCGTCAGGATAAACGGCCGATTATGTCCGACTTATTGGAATCTGGTGCCATCGAGGCGGATGCCGATGTCATCTCCTTTATCTATCGGGATGAATATTACAACCCTGAATCGGATAAAAAGGGGATCGCTGAAATCATTATTGCCAAACACCGGAACGGACCGGTGGGGTCGGTGGAATTAGGTTATCTTAAAGAATTTACAAAGTTTGTGAACCTGGATCGCCAGCATCTTTCGGCCTAA
- the lonC gene encoding Lon family ATP-dependent protease, protein MKGLLNHWFKKNETEPIQEAEETNQPSSQVEELKEDVRNSHEQWHHEVDALYSLLVNYYGSDKLVLKATRLEAIHLIQSDTIGERTAGLLKIILDDPTDRPLPSEEEIPQLLMEIEDHLAELIARRAVEDRLDKAVADKMQERHEDYVKEIKSQLLKENSGPDNAQTLKKLAHIEKMNLVKLASSVAEVLRPQAVEEIIGQEVPMQFLLAKLATPYPQHIIIYGPPGVGKTSAARVALEAVKKNVNSPFAESAPFVEVDGTTLRWDPRDVTNPLLGSVHDPIYQGAKRDLAETGIPEPKLGLVSDAHGGILFIDEIGEMDPVLLNKLLKVLEDKRVAFESAYYDPNDPQVPLYIKKLFEEGAPADFVLIGATTRDPRELNPALRSRCGEIYFNPLEPRDIQHIVSQAAQKLGANLEAKVPEVISEYVFEGRKANTILTDAYGLSRYRHPEQEVLVKAEEVYEVLRSARLTPYISHKAADRGETGKILGLGVHGFVGSVLELEAIVFPGREGKGTIRFNETAGSMARDAVFNATAVIRSLTGEDLKDYDVHVNVVGGGNIDGPSAGCATTLAIYSALKNIPLRQDIAVTGEISIQGRVRPVGGIAEKIFGAKQAGVKTVLIPKENQADVPSGLQGIQVIPIETFREALEHALF, encoded by the coding sequence ATGAAAGGGTTATTAAATCATTGGTTTAAAAAGAACGAAACCGAACCAATTCAAGAGGCAGAGGAAACCAACCAACCAAGCAGCCAAGTGGAAGAGCTGAAGGAGGATGTCCGGAACAGCCATGAGCAATGGCATCATGAAGTGGATGCCCTCTATAGTCTGCTCGTTAATTACTACGGGAGCGATAAATTGGTTTTAAAGGCCACCCGCCTGGAAGCTATTCATCTTATCCAATCCGATACCATCGGGGAGCGTACGGCCGGTCTGCTCAAGATCATTTTGGACGATCCCACAGACCGCCCCCTGCCCAGTGAAGAGGAGATTCCTCAGCTTTTGATGGAAATTGAGGACCATTTAGCTGAGCTGATCGCCCGCAGGGCTGTTGAAGACCGTTTGGATAAAGCGGTGGCAGATAAAATGCAGGAGCGGCATGAGGATTATGTCAAAGAAATAAAAAGCCAGCTTCTCAAGGAAAATTCCGGACCGGATAATGCCCAGACCCTCAAGAAATTAGCCCATATCGAAAAGATGAATCTGGTGAAACTGGCCAGTTCTGTTGCGGAGGTACTGCGGCCCCAGGCTGTTGAAGAAATCATCGGCCAGGAAGTTCCCATGCAGTTTCTCCTGGCTAAGCTGGCTACGCCCTATCCCCAGCACATCATTATCTATGGACCTCCGGGTGTGGGCAAAACGTCGGCGGCCCGGGTAGCCTTAGAGGCCGTCAAAAAGAATGTCAATTCTCCCTTTGCCGAGAGTGCTCCCTTTGTGGAAGTGGATGGTACGACCCTGCGCTGGGATCCCCGGGATGTTACCAATCCCTTATTGGGCTCCGTGCATGATCCCATCTATCAGGGAGCAAAGCGGGATCTGGCCGAGACCGGGATTCCTGAGCCGAAGCTGGGTTTAGTCAGTGATGCTCATGGGGGTATTTTATTTATCGATGAAATCGGGGAGATGGACCCTGTCCTTTTAAATAAGCTTCTTAAAGTCCTGGAGGATAAACGGGTTGCTTTCGAATCCGCTTATTATGACCCCAACGATCCTCAGGTGCCTCTTTATATCAAAAAGCTTTTTGAAGAGGGTGCCCCTGCCGACTTTGTGTTAATTGGGGCAACCACCCGGGATCCCAGGGAACTCAACCCTGCTTTGCGTTCCCGCTGTGGGGAGATTTATTTTAATCCCTTGGAACCAAGGGATATTCAGCATATCGTTTCCCAGGCTGCCCAAAAGCTGGGAGCGAACCTGGAGGCCAAAGTACCGGAGGTTATCAGTGAGTATGTCTTTGAAGGCAGGAAGGCCAATACCATCCTTACCGATGCTTATGGACTGTCCCGTTACCGCCATCCGGAACAGGAAGTTCTGGTGAAGGCTGAGGAAGTTTATGAAGTATTGCGTTCAGCCCGGCTTACCCCCTATATCTCCCATAAGGCGGCAGACCGCGGTGAAACAGGAAAGATATTGGGTCTCGGCGTTCATGGTTTTGTCGGTTCCGTCCTTGAGCTGGAGGCTATCGTTTTCCCGGGCCGGGAAGGAAAAGGCACCATCCGCTTCAATGAAACCGCCGGCAGCATGGCCCGGGACGCTGTCTTCAACGCCACGGCCGTGATTCGTTCCCTCACCGGCGAAGACCTCAAAGATTACGATGTTCATGTTAACGTGGTCGGAGGAGGGAATATCGACGGGCCCTCCGCAGGATGCGCCACCACCCTGGCCATCTACAGCGCGTTGAAAAACATACCGCTGCGGCAGGATATCGCCGTCACCGGTGAAATATCCATTCAAGGAAGAGTACGGCCCGTAGGGGGCATTGCCGAGAAGATCTTTGGCGCCAAGCAGGCCGGGGTAAAAACCGTCCTCATCCCCAAAGAAAATCAAGCAGATGTGCCCTCCGGCCTGCAGGGAATCCAGGTGATCCCCATCGAAACTTTCCGGGAAGCCCTTGAACATGCCTTATTTTAA
- the rplI gene encoding 50S ribosomal protein L9: protein MKVILKADVKALGKKGQVYEVSDGYARNFLFPKGLAVEATSGNLNDLASKKANEEKKKEQEKQEAQTLAAKLSSLSIEIHTKSGEGGRLFGSVTNKEIAEALKASHGINLDRRKLELKEPIKALGTFNVQAKLHPEVTAQFQVHVKAS, encoded by the coding sequence ATGAAAGTTATTTTAAAAGCAGATGTCAAAGCGTTGGGAAAGAAAGGGCAAGTTTATGAGGTTTCCGATGGATACGCACGAAATTTCCTTTTTCCCAAAGGCTTAGCCGTAGAAGCCACCTCGGGCAATCTCAATGACCTGGCTTCCAAAAAAGCCAATGAAGAGAAGAAGAAAGAGCAGGAGAAGCAGGAGGCTCAAACCCTGGCGGCCAAGCTCAGCTCCCTTTCCATAGAGATCCACACCAAGAGCGGGGAAGGCGGCAGGCTTTTTGGCTCTGTTACCAATAAAGAAATTGCCGAGGCGCTCAAAGCAAGCCATGGCATTAATCTGGATCGCCGCAAGCTGGAGCTGAAAGAACCCATCAAAGCCTTGGGAACCTTTAATGTGCAGGCCAAGCTGCACCCGGAAGTCACGGCACAATTTCAAGTCCATGTCAAAGCATCATGA